In one window of Aphidius gifuensis isolate YNYX2018 linkage group LG4, ASM1490517v1, whole genome shotgun sequence DNA:
- the LOC122855529 gene encoding UDP-glucosyltransferase 2-like, whose translation MAQLTSVILITIFITFSTTITTTNGARILAIFPYPSHSHQIIYHEVTIALANQGHELTVFTANPMNKKITNYTEHSLNHLYNVLKENLNFVEVQKNGIFHFLDKLYKMCGIFADETYSHPEMKKILSSTERKNKFDFILMASGYWDGLYYLSDLLDAPMIGIISLPGTVVSYHKIGNPLFSSYLPDTMLGCTDNMTFLERLHNLYYSARQIFEYHTINLPIQEKVLKKHFGNDIPKVDELSKRLSMLFINTHPFFNYPRPMVPGIIQIGGLRLGKMNKTLPDDLKKILDNAKQGFIYFSLGSNIKSIHLRENTLKSFMEAFGELPYQILWKFEADKLVGKPSNVHIQKWIPQQGVLAHPNIKLFVYQGGAQSTEEAISNGIPILGCPFFADQWYNLNILMNRGAARALDINNIDKEKIKNAIIEMVSNESYRDNIIKLRELMMDRPQSALEEAIWWIEHVIRHNGATHLRTRSIELPFYKIELLDIYLLILAIFIVLFLLGRKLLKLSFSAIKIVLNYSIKKNDISKAKKSKTS comes from the exons ATGGCCCAACTAACAAGTgtcattttaataacaatatttataactttttcaacaacaataacaacaacaaatggtGCACGAATACTTGCTATTTTTCCATACCCATCACACAGTCATCAA ataatttatcatgaGGTGACAATAGCATTGGCAAATCAAGGTCATGAATTGACAGTATTTACTGCCAATccaatgaacaaaaaaattacaaattatacaGAACATTCATTGAATCACCTCTACAATGTTTTGAaagagaatttaaattttgttgaagttcaaaaaaatggaatttttcatttcttggATAAACTGTACAAAATGTGTGGAATATTTGCTGATGAAACATACTCACATcctgagatgaaaaaaattttatcatcaacagaacgtaaaaataaatttgacttTATTTTAATGGCAAGTGGTTATTGGGATGgactatattatttatcagatTTATTGGATGCACCAATGATTGGAATAATATCTTTACCTGGTACTGTGGTTAGCTATCACAAAATAg gtAATCCACTATTTTCATCTTATTTACCAGACACAATGCTTGGCTGTACAGACAACATGACATTTTTAGAGAGActtcataatttatattacagcGCTCGTCAAATATTTGAGTATCAcacaataaatttaccaattcaagaaaaagttttaaaaaaacattttggtaATGACATACCAAAAGTTGATGAACTATCAAAACGTTTGAGtatgttatttataaacactcatccattttttaattatccaaGACCAATGGTACCAGGAATAATACAAATTGGTGGATTACGACTTggcaaaatgaataaaacattgcctgatgatttaaaaaaaattcttgacaATGCTAAAcaaggttttatttattttagtcttggatcaaatataaaaagtattcaTTTACGTGAAAATACATTGAAATCATTTATGGAAGCATTTGGTGAATTGCCATATCAAATTTTATGGAAATTTGAAGCTGATAAACTTGTTGGAAAACCGAGTAATGTACATATACAAAAATGGATACCTCAACAAGGAGTTTTag CTCATCCAAATATCAAGTTGTTTGTGTATCAAGGAGGAGCTCAGAGTACTGAAGAAGCAATTTCGAATGGAATACCAATTTTAGGCTGTCCATTTTTTGCAGATCAATGGTATAatcttaatattttaatgaacaGAGGTGCTGCTAGAGCTTTggatatcaataatattgacaaagaaaaaattaaaaatgcaatcATTGAGATGGTGTCTAACGAAAG ctatcgagataacataattaaattgCGAGAGTTAATGATGGATCGTCCACAATCAGCACTTGAAGAAGCAATCTGGTGGATTGAGCATGTCATAAGACACAATGGTGCAACTCATCTTCGAACACGTTCAATTGAATTAcccttttataaaattgaattgttagatatatatttgttaattctAGCTATATTTATTGTTCTATTTTTGCTTGGTCGGAAATTacttaaattatctttttctgCTATCAAAATAGTTCttaattattctattaaaAAGAATGATATTTctaaagcaaaaaaatcaaaaacttcataa
- the LOC122854031 gene encoding UDP-glucosyltransferase 2-like, which produces MAQLTSVILIIIFITFSTTITTTNGARILAIFPYPSHSHQIIYHEVTIALANRGHELTVFTADPMNKKITNYTEHSLNKLYNVLKDNLNFVEVQENGLFYFFDRLYKICGIFADETYSHPEMKKILSSTERKNKFDFILMATNHWDGLYYLSDLLDAPMIGITSLPGLAVSHHKMGNPLFSSYLPDTMLGYTDNMTFLERLHNFYYNARQIFEYHTINLPIQEKVLKKHFGNDIPNVSELSKRLSMLFINTHPFFNYPRPMVPGIIQIGGLRLGKMNKTLPDDLKKILDNAKQGFIYFSLGSNIKSIHLRENTLKSFMEAFGELPYQILWKFEADKLVGKPSNVHIQKWIPQQGVLAHPNIKLFVYQGGAQSTEEAISNGIPILGCPFFSDQWYNLNILMNRGAARALDINNIDKEKIKNAIIEMVSNESYRDNIVKLRELMMDRPQSALEEAIWWIEHVIRHNGATHLRTRSIDLPFYKIELFDVYLFILAIFIFIFFLGWELLKLSFSTIERVLEYSFKKNDFFKAKKFNW; this is translated from the exons ATGGCCCAACTAACAAgtgtcattttaataataatatttataactttttcaacaacaataacaacaacaaatggtGCACGAATACTTGCTATTTTTCCGTACCCATCACACAGTCATCAA ataatttatcatgaGGTGACAATAGCATTGGCAAATCGGGGTCATGAATTGACAGTATTTACTGCCGATccaatgaacaaaaaaattacaaattatacaGAACATTCATTGAATAAACTCTACAATgttttaaaagataatttaaattttgttgaagtTCAAGAAAAtggacttttttatttctttgataGACTGTACAAAATATGTGGAATATTTGCTGATGAAACATACTCACATCCTGAGATGAAAAagattttatcatcaacagaacgtaaaaataaatttgacttTATTTTAATGGCAACTAATCATTGGGATGgactatattatttatcagatTTATTGGATGCACCAATGATTGGAATAACATCTTTACCTGGTCTTGCAGTGAGCCATCATAAAAtgg gtAATCCACTATTTTCATCTTATCTACCAGACACAATGCTTGGCTATACAGACAACATGACATTTTTAGAAAGACTCCATAATTTTTACTACAACGCTCgtcaaatatttgaatatcacacaataaatttaccaattcaagagaaagttttaaaaaaacattttggtaATGATATACCAAATGTTAGTGAACTATCAAAACGTTTGAGtatgttatttataaacactCATCCATTTTTCAATTATCCAAGACCAATGGTACCAGGAATAATACAAATTGGTGGATTACGACTTggcaaaatgaataaaacattacctgatgatttaaaaaaaattcttgacaATGCTAAAcaaggttttatttattttagtcttggatcaaatataaaaagtattcaTTTACGTGAAAATACATTGAAATCATTTATGGAAGCATTCGGTGAATTGCCATATCAAATTTTATGGAAATTCGAAGCTGATAAACTTGTTGGAAAACCGAGTAATGTACATATACAAAAATGGATACCTCAACAGGGAGTTTTag CTCATCCAAATATCAAGTTGTTCGTGTATCAAGGAGGAGCTCAAAGTACTGAAGAAGCGATTTCAAATGGAATACCAATTTTAGGCTGTCCATTTTTTTCAGATCAATGGTATAatcttaatattttaatgaacaGAGGTGCTGCTAGAGCTTTggatatcaataatattgacaaagaaaaaattaaaaatgcaatcATTGAGATGGTGTCTAACGAAAG ctatcGAGATAACATAGTTAAATTGCGAGAGCTAATGATGGATCGTCCACAATCAGCACTTGAAGAAGCAATCTGGTGGATTGAGCATGTCATAAGACACAATGGTGCAACTCATCTTCGCACACGTTCAATTGATTTACCCTTTTACAAAATTGAATTGTTTGATGTATACTTGTTTATTCtagctatatttatttttatattttttcttggttGGGAATTacttaaattatctttttctaCTATCGAAAGAGTTCTTgaatattcttttaaaaagaatgatttttttaaagcaaaaaaatttaa ttggtaa
- the LOC122854030 gene encoding BMP-binding endothelial regulator protein-like: MTIFQCYGAAEKFINGSPQTCDVDGENFPIPKNLNPDCYSCVCNNGFVECFHKHYCPNVTGCYDLLEVKTDHCRQRCRGCSKNGTDYESGTEWTNKDDPCTVYSCKDGIITESKQYCFTPCSTPLDPPPGQCCPVCHGCLINGQKVIADRSVTTAEDPCVTCKCNGSHLTCSKQACPVSSCPRDKLVNSTNECCPHCTDKRKNYTPAKGACTIHGVEFDNSKTPFLIDDVTRCSCVNGSASCFRETCPALECPIELQTKIPGRRCSQCPIVEQSRASCTSSNKTYEDGQTWKLDSCKTCECKQGQVSCAMQMCPPVPSRCPANTRLEHPKGQCCPRCKEVDGICTVFGDPHYRTFDGKFFTFKGACKYQLVNDCVGNSISIRVTNDARSTKTSSWTKKITLKMKGVKLNLGQKMRIKINGSKVRLPYSMPNFLEINKTDDSVLVKTHLGINILWDGISFIEVTAPTTYRGRLCGLCGNFNSQSSDDFTSRQGRLLTDSNLFGDSWAVGAKKKCSKNKKPINNNKKKCGRKKKKKRIKRLCDRINSEIFEGCHQKINRETYYNACLQDMCKCPTGDCYCQSFVAYAHKCNRYDVQLPHWRSLTECRTIWDSLST, encoded by the exons ATGACGATTTTCCAATGTTATGGTGCTgcagaaaaatttatca atGGTTCTCCTCAGACTTGTGATGTTGATGGTGAAAATTTTCCCattccaaaaaatttaaatccagATTGTTATAGTTGCGTTTgcaat aATGGATTTGTTGAGTGTTTTCATAAACATTATTGTCCAAATGTTACGGGATGTTATGATTTATTGGAAGTAAAAACAGATCATTGTCGTCAAAGATGTAGag GATGTTCTAAAAATGGTACTGATTATGAATCTGGTACTGAATGGACAAATAAAGATGATCCATGCACAGTATATTCATGCAAAGATGGTATTATAACTGAatcaaaacaatattgttttacACCATGTTCAACTCCACTGGATCCACCACCAGGACAATGTTGTCCAGTTTGTCATGGTTGTTTAATTAATGGACAAAAAGTAATAGCTGATAGATCAGTCACAACTGCTGAGGATCCATGTGTAACATGTAAATGTAATGGCAGTCATTTGACATGTTCAAAACAAGCATGTCCAGTATCATCATGTCCAAGGGATAAATTAGTTAATTCAACTAATGAATGTTGTCCACATTGTActg ataaaaGAAAGAATTATACACCAGCAAAAGGTGCATGTACTATTCATGGTGttgaatttgataattcaaaaacaccatttttaattgatgatgtAACACGTTGTTCGTGTGTGAATGGTTCAGCATCATGTTTTAGAGAAACTTGTCCAGCACTTGAATGTCCGATTGAATTACAAACTAAAATACCTGGACGTCGTTGTTCACAATGTCCAATTGTTGAACAATCACGTGCATCATGTACATCTTCTAATAAAACATAtgag GATGGACAAACTTGGAAATTAGATTCATGCAAAACTTGTGAATGTAAACAGGGACAAGTATCATGTGCAATGCAAATGTGTCCACCAGTACCATCACGTTGTCCAGCAAATACAAGGCTTGAACATCCAAAAGGACAATGTTGTCCTCGTTGTAAAGAag TTGATGGTATTTGTACTGTATTTGGTGATCCACATTATAGAACATttgatggtaaattttttactttcaaaGGTGCTTGTAAATATCAACTTGTAAATGATTGTGTTGGCAATTCAATCAGTATAAGAGTTACAAATGATGCTAGATCAACAAAAACATCATcatggacaaaaaaaattacacttaaa atgaaaggtgtaaaattaaatcttgGACAAAAAATgcgtattaaaataaatggaaGTAAAGTACGTTTACCATACAGTATgccaaattttttagaaataaataaaacagatGACAGTGTACTTGTTAAAACACATCTtggtattaatatattatggGATGGTATTAGTTTTATTGAAGTAACAGCACCAACAACATATCGTGGTCGTCTTTGTGGTTTATgtggtaattttaattcacaatCAAGTGATGATTTTACATCTAGACAAGGACGTTTACTTACtgattcaaatttatttggtgATTCATGGGCTGTtggtgctaaaaaaaaatgctctaaaaataaaaaacccattaataataataaaaaaaaatgcggacgtaaaaaaaaaaaaaaaagaattaaaag ATTATGTGATCGTATAAACTCGGAAATATTTGAAGGTtgtcatcaaaaaattaatagagaAACGTATTACAATGCTTGTCTTCAAGATATGTGTAAATGTCCAACTGGTGATTGTTATTGTCAATCATTTGTTGCATATGCACACAAGTGCAACAGATATGACGTACAATTACCTCATTGGAGATCTTTAACAGAATGTCGTACTATTTGGGATTCATTatcaaca